A single genomic interval of Rhinopithecus roxellana isolate Shanxi Qingling chromosome 11, ASM756505v1, whole genome shotgun sequence harbors:
- the PFKFB3 gene encoding 6-phosphofructo-2-kinase/fructose-2,6-bisphosphatase 3 isoform X3 produces the protein MPFRKACGPKLTNSPTVIVMVGLPARGKTYISKKLTRYLNWIGVPTKVFNVGEYRREAVKQYSSYNFFRPDNEEAMKVRKQCALAALRDVKSYLAKEGGQIAVFDATNTTRERRHMILHFAKENDFKAFFIESVCDDPTVVASNIMEVKISSPDYKDCNSAEAMDDFMKRISCYEASYQPLDPDKCDRDLSLIKVIDVGRRFLVNRVQDHIQSRIVYYLMNIHVQPRTIYLCRHGENEHNLQGRIGGDSGLSSRGKKFASALSKFVEEQNLKDLRVWTSQLKSTIQTAEALRLPYEQWKALNEIDAGVCEELTYEEIRDTYPEEYALREQDKYYYRYPTGESYQDLVQRLEPVIMELERQENVLVICHQAVLRCLLAYFLDKSAEEMPYLKCPLHTVLKLTPVAYGCRVESIYLNVESVSTHRERSEDAKKGPNPLMRRNSVTPLASPEPTKKPRINSFEEHVASTSAALPSCLPPEVPTQLPGQNMKGSRSSADSSRKH, from the exons CCTGTGGGCCAAAGCTGACCAACTCCCCCACCGTCATCGTCATGGTGGGCCTCCCCGCCAGGGGCAAGACCTACATCTCCAAGAAGCTGACTCGCTACCTCAACTGGATTGGCGTCCCCACAAAAG TGTTCAACGTCGGGGAATATCGCCGGGAGGCTGTGAAGCAGTACAGCTCCTACAACTTCTTCCGCCCCGACAATGAGGAAGCCATGAAAGTCCGGAA GCAGTGTGCCTTAGCTGCCTTGAGAGATGTCAAAAGCTACCTGGCGAAAGAAGGGGGACAAATTGCG GTTTTTGATGCCACCAATACTACCAGAGAGAGGAGACACATGATCCTTCATTTTGCCAAAGAAAATGACTTTAAG GCATTTTTCATCGAGTCTGTGTGTGACGACCCTACAGTTGTGGCCTCCAATATCATG GAAGTTAAAATCTCCAGCCCGGATTACAAAGACTGCAACTCCGCAGAAGCCATGGACGACTTCATGAAGAGGATCAGTTGCTATGAAGCCAGCTACCAGCCCCTAGACCCCGACAAATGCGACAG GGACTTGTCGCTGATCAAGGTGATTGATGTGGGCCGGAGGTTCCTGGTGAACCGGGTGCAGGACCATATCCAGAGCCGCATCGTGTACTACCTGATGAACATCCACGTGCAGCCGCGCACCATCTACCTGTGCCGGCACGGCGAGAACGAGCACAACCTCCAGGGCCGCATCGGAGGTGACTCGGGCCTGTCCAGCCGGGGCAAGAAG TTTGCCAGCGCCCTGAGCAAGTTCGTGGAGGAGCAGAACCTGAAGGACCTACGTGTGTGGACCAGCCAGCTGAAGAGCACCATCCAGACGGCCGAGGCACTGCGGCTGCCGTATGAGCAGTGGAAGGCGCTCAATGAGATCGATGCG GGCGTCTGTGAGGAGCTGACCTACGAGGAGATCAGGGACACCTACCCTGAGGAGTACGCGCTGCGGGAGCAGGACAAGTACTACTACCGCTACCCCACCGGGGAG TCCTACCAGGACCTGGTCCAGCGCCTGGAGCCGGTGATCATGGAGCTGGAGCGGCAGGAGAACGTGCTGGTCATCTGCCACCAGGCCGTCCTGCGCTGCCTGCTGGCCTACTTCCTGGATAAGAGCGCAG AGGAGATGCCCTACCTGAAATGCCCTCTTCACACTGTCCTGAAACTGACGCCTGTCGCTTATG GCTGCCGTGTGGAATCCATCTACCTGAATGTGGAGTCCGTCAGCACACATCGGGAGAGGTCAGAG GATGCAAAGAAGGGACCTAACCCGCTCATGAGACGCAATAGTGTCACCCCGCTAGCCAGCCCCGAGCCCACCAAAAAGCCTCGCATCAACAGCTTTGAGGAGCATGTGGCCTCCACCTCGGCCGCCCTGCCCAGCTGCCTGCCCCCGGAGGTGCCCACGCAGCTGCCCGGACAA AACATGAAAGGCTCCCGGAGTAGCGCCGACTCCTCCAGGAAACACTGA
- the PFKFB3 gene encoding 6-phosphofructo-2-kinase/fructose-2,6-bisphosphatase 3 isoform X1 — MPLELTQSRVQKIWVPVDHRPSLPRSCGPKLTNSPTVIVMVGLPARGKTYISKKLTRYLNWIGVPTKVFNVGEYRREAVKQYSSYNFFRPDNEEAMKVRKQCALAALRDVKSYLAKEGGQIAVFDATNTTRERRHMILHFAKENDFKAFFIESVCDDPTVVASNIMEVKISSPDYKDCNSAEAMDDFMKRISCYEASYQPLDPDKCDRDLSLIKVIDVGRRFLVNRVQDHIQSRIVYYLMNIHVQPRTIYLCRHGENEHNLQGRIGGDSGLSSRGKKFASALSKFVEEQNLKDLRVWTSQLKSTIQTAEALRLPYEQWKALNEIDAGVCEELTYEEIRDTYPEEYALREQDKYYYRYPTGESYQDLVQRLEPVIMELERQENVLVICHQAVLRCLLAYFLDKSAEEMPYLKCPLHTVLKLTPVAYGCRVESIYLNVESVSTHRERSEDAKKGPNPLMRRNSVTPLASPEPTKKPRINSFEEHVASTSAALPSCLPPEVPTQLPGQNMKGSRSSADSSRKH, encoded by the exons CCTGTGGGCCAAAGCTGACCAACTCCCCCACCGTCATCGTCATGGTGGGCCTCCCCGCCAGGGGCAAGACCTACATCTCCAAGAAGCTGACTCGCTACCTCAACTGGATTGGCGTCCCCACAAAAG TGTTCAACGTCGGGGAATATCGCCGGGAGGCTGTGAAGCAGTACAGCTCCTACAACTTCTTCCGCCCCGACAATGAGGAAGCCATGAAAGTCCGGAA GCAGTGTGCCTTAGCTGCCTTGAGAGATGTCAAAAGCTACCTGGCGAAAGAAGGGGGACAAATTGCG GTTTTTGATGCCACCAATACTACCAGAGAGAGGAGACACATGATCCTTCATTTTGCCAAAGAAAATGACTTTAAG GCATTTTTCATCGAGTCTGTGTGTGACGACCCTACAGTTGTGGCCTCCAATATCATG GAAGTTAAAATCTCCAGCCCGGATTACAAAGACTGCAACTCCGCAGAAGCCATGGACGACTTCATGAAGAGGATCAGTTGCTATGAAGCCAGCTACCAGCCCCTAGACCCCGACAAATGCGACAG GGACTTGTCGCTGATCAAGGTGATTGATGTGGGCCGGAGGTTCCTGGTGAACCGGGTGCAGGACCATATCCAGAGCCGCATCGTGTACTACCTGATGAACATCCACGTGCAGCCGCGCACCATCTACCTGTGCCGGCACGGCGAGAACGAGCACAACCTCCAGGGCCGCATCGGAGGTGACTCGGGCCTGTCCAGCCGGGGCAAGAAG TTTGCCAGCGCCCTGAGCAAGTTCGTGGAGGAGCAGAACCTGAAGGACCTACGTGTGTGGACCAGCCAGCTGAAGAGCACCATCCAGACGGCCGAGGCACTGCGGCTGCCGTATGAGCAGTGGAAGGCGCTCAATGAGATCGATGCG GGCGTCTGTGAGGAGCTGACCTACGAGGAGATCAGGGACACCTACCCTGAGGAGTACGCGCTGCGGGAGCAGGACAAGTACTACTACCGCTACCCCACCGGGGAG TCCTACCAGGACCTGGTCCAGCGCCTGGAGCCGGTGATCATGGAGCTGGAGCGGCAGGAGAACGTGCTGGTCATCTGCCACCAGGCCGTCCTGCGCTGCCTGCTGGCCTACTTCCTGGATAAGAGCGCAG AGGAGATGCCCTACCTGAAATGCCCTCTTCACACTGTCCTGAAACTGACGCCTGTCGCTTATG GCTGCCGTGTGGAATCCATCTACCTGAATGTGGAGTCCGTCAGCACACATCGGGAGAGGTCAGAG GATGCAAAGAAGGGACCTAACCCGCTCATGAGACGCAATAGTGTCACCCCGCTAGCCAGCCCCGAGCCCACCAAAAAGCCTCGCATCAACAGCTTTGAGGAGCATGTGGCCTCCACCTCGGCCGCCCTGCCCAGCTGCCTGCCCCCGGAGGTGCCCACGCAGCTGCCCGGACAA AACATGAAAGGCTCCCGGAGTAGCGCCGACTCCTCCAGGAAACACTGA
- the PFKFB3 gene encoding 6-phosphofructo-2-kinase/fructose-2,6-bisphosphatase 3 isoform X2, protein MPLELTQSRVQKIWVPVDHRPSLPRSCGPKLTNSPTVIVMVGLPARGKTYISKKLTRYLNWIGVPTKVFNVGEYRREAVKQYSSYNFFRPDNEEAMKVRKQCALAALRDVKSYLAKEGGQIAVFDATNTTRERRHMILHFAKENDFKAFFIESVCDDPTVVASNIMEVKISSPDYKDCNSAEAMDDFMKRISCYEASYQPLDPDKCDRDLSLIKVIDVGRRFLVNRVQDHIQSRIVYYLMNIHVQPRTIYLCRHGENEHNLQGRIGGDSGLSSRGKKFASALSKFVEEQNLKDLRVWTSQLKSTIQTAEALRLPYEQWKALNEIDAGVCEELTYEEIRDTYPEEYALREQDKYYYRYPTGESYQDLVQRLEPVIMELERQENVLVICHQAVLRCLLAYFLDKSAEEMPYLKCPLHTVLKLTPVAYGCRVESIYLNVESVSTHRERSEDAKKGPNPLMRRNSVTPLASPEPTKKPRINSFEEHVASTSAALPSCLPPEVPTQLPGQPLLGQACL, encoded by the exons CCTGTGGGCCAAAGCTGACCAACTCCCCCACCGTCATCGTCATGGTGGGCCTCCCCGCCAGGGGCAAGACCTACATCTCCAAGAAGCTGACTCGCTACCTCAACTGGATTGGCGTCCCCACAAAAG TGTTCAACGTCGGGGAATATCGCCGGGAGGCTGTGAAGCAGTACAGCTCCTACAACTTCTTCCGCCCCGACAATGAGGAAGCCATGAAAGTCCGGAA GCAGTGTGCCTTAGCTGCCTTGAGAGATGTCAAAAGCTACCTGGCGAAAGAAGGGGGACAAATTGCG GTTTTTGATGCCACCAATACTACCAGAGAGAGGAGACACATGATCCTTCATTTTGCCAAAGAAAATGACTTTAAG GCATTTTTCATCGAGTCTGTGTGTGACGACCCTACAGTTGTGGCCTCCAATATCATG GAAGTTAAAATCTCCAGCCCGGATTACAAAGACTGCAACTCCGCAGAAGCCATGGACGACTTCATGAAGAGGATCAGTTGCTATGAAGCCAGCTACCAGCCCCTAGACCCCGACAAATGCGACAG GGACTTGTCGCTGATCAAGGTGATTGATGTGGGCCGGAGGTTCCTGGTGAACCGGGTGCAGGACCATATCCAGAGCCGCATCGTGTACTACCTGATGAACATCCACGTGCAGCCGCGCACCATCTACCTGTGCCGGCACGGCGAGAACGAGCACAACCTCCAGGGCCGCATCGGAGGTGACTCGGGCCTGTCCAGCCGGGGCAAGAAG TTTGCCAGCGCCCTGAGCAAGTTCGTGGAGGAGCAGAACCTGAAGGACCTACGTGTGTGGACCAGCCAGCTGAAGAGCACCATCCAGACGGCCGAGGCACTGCGGCTGCCGTATGAGCAGTGGAAGGCGCTCAATGAGATCGATGCG GGCGTCTGTGAGGAGCTGACCTACGAGGAGATCAGGGACACCTACCCTGAGGAGTACGCGCTGCGGGAGCAGGACAAGTACTACTACCGCTACCCCACCGGGGAG TCCTACCAGGACCTGGTCCAGCGCCTGGAGCCGGTGATCATGGAGCTGGAGCGGCAGGAGAACGTGCTGGTCATCTGCCACCAGGCCGTCCTGCGCTGCCTGCTGGCCTACTTCCTGGATAAGAGCGCAG AGGAGATGCCCTACCTGAAATGCCCTCTTCACACTGTCCTGAAACTGACGCCTGTCGCTTATG GCTGCCGTGTGGAATCCATCTACCTGAATGTGGAGTCCGTCAGCACACATCGGGAGAGGTCAGAG GATGCAAAGAAGGGACCTAACCCGCTCATGAGACGCAATAGTGTCACCCCGCTAGCCAGCCCCGAGCCCACCAAAAAGCCTCGCATCAACAGCTTTGAGGAGCATGTGGCCTCCACCTCGGCCGCCCTGCCCAGCTGCCTGCCCCCGGAGGTGCCCACGCAGCTGCCCGGACAA CCTTTGCTAGGGCAAGCCTGTCTGTAA
- the PFKFB3 gene encoding 6-phosphofructo-2-kinase/fructose-2,6-bisphosphatase 3 isoform X4, with the protein MPLELTQSRVQKIWVPVDHRPSLPRSCGPKLTNSPTVIVMVGLPARGKTYISKKLTRYLNWIGVPTKVFNVGEYRREAVKQYSSYNFFRPDNEEAMKVRKQCALAALRDVKSYLAKEGGQIAVFDATNTTRERRHMILHFAKENDFKAFFIESVCDDPTVVASNIMEVKISSPDYKDCNSAEAMDDFMKRISCYEASYQPLDPDKCDRDLSLIKVIDVGRRFLVNRVQDHIQSRIVYYLMNIHVQPRTIYLCRHGENEHNLQGRIGGDSGLSSRGKKFASALSKFVEEQNLKDLRVWTSQLKSTIQTAEALRLPYEQWKALNEIDAGVCEELTYEEIRDTYPEEYALREQDKYYYRYPTGESYQDLVQRLEPVIMELERQENVLVICHQAVLRCLLAYFLDKSAEEMPYLKCPLHTVLKLTPVAYGCRVESIYLNVESVSTHRERSENMKGSRSSADSSRKH; encoded by the exons CCTGTGGGCCAAAGCTGACCAACTCCCCCACCGTCATCGTCATGGTGGGCCTCCCCGCCAGGGGCAAGACCTACATCTCCAAGAAGCTGACTCGCTACCTCAACTGGATTGGCGTCCCCACAAAAG TGTTCAACGTCGGGGAATATCGCCGGGAGGCTGTGAAGCAGTACAGCTCCTACAACTTCTTCCGCCCCGACAATGAGGAAGCCATGAAAGTCCGGAA GCAGTGTGCCTTAGCTGCCTTGAGAGATGTCAAAAGCTACCTGGCGAAAGAAGGGGGACAAATTGCG GTTTTTGATGCCACCAATACTACCAGAGAGAGGAGACACATGATCCTTCATTTTGCCAAAGAAAATGACTTTAAG GCATTTTTCATCGAGTCTGTGTGTGACGACCCTACAGTTGTGGCCTCCAATATCATG GAAGTTAAAATCTCCAGCCCGGATTACAAAGACTGCAACTCCGCAGAAGCCATGGACGACTTCATGAAGAGGATCAGTTGCTATGAAGCCAGCTACCAGCCCCTAGACCCCGACAAATGCGACAG GGACTTGTCGCTGATCAAGGTGATTGATGTGGGCCGGAGGTTCCTGGTGAACCGGGTGCAGGACCATATCCAGAGCCGCATCGTGTACTACCTGATGAACATCCACGTGCAGCCGCGCACCATCTACCTGTGCCGGCACGGCGAGAACGAGCACAACCTCCAGGGCCGCATCGGAGGTGACTCGGGCCTGTCCAGCCGGGGCAAGAAG TTTGCCAGCGCCCTGAGCAAGTTCGTGGAGGAGCAGAACCTGAAGGACCTACGTGTGTGGACCAGCCAGCTGAAGAGCACCATCCAGACGGCCGAGGCACTGCGGCTGCCGTATGAGCAGTGGAAGGCGCTCAATGAGATCGATGCG GGCGTCTGTGAGGAGCTGACCTACGAGGAGATCAGGGACACCTACCCTGAGGAGTACGCGCTGCGGGAGCAGGACAAGTACTACTACCGCTACCCCACCGGGGAG TCCTACCAGGACCTGGTCCAGCGCCTGGAGCCGGTGATCATGGAGCTGGAGCGGCAGGAGAACGTGCTGGTCATCTGCCACCAGGCCGTCCTGCGCTGCCTGCTGGCCTACTTCCTGGATAAGAGCGCAG AGGAGATGCCCTACCTGAAATGCCCTCTTCACACTGTCCTGAAACTGACGCCTGTCGCTTATG GCTGCCGTGTGGAATCCATCTACCTGAATGTGGAGTCCGTCAGCACACATCGGGAGAGGTCAGAG AACATGAAAGGCTCCCGGAGTAGCGCCGACTCCTCCAGGAAACACTGA